The genomic interval GTTGTAGCGGCTCTTCCTTGGGTCGCTGTTTTATTTGTAGGACTTCTATTAGTAACCTACATTCCTATGATCTCTTTGTGGTTACCGCAACTGATGTATGGCATTTAAGCTTTACATGTAAAGCATTCAGAAAGCAGTTTCTGCTTTCTGAATGCCCACTACCATTTATGCTATAATTTTCCTGCTTTAGCATTTCACTAGGGAGGTTCTTCATGGATAAAAAAATAATTCTTGATTATTTAGCCAAAAATAAAGAGATTTTCAAAGAAAAATATGGTGTAACGAAAATTGGACTCTTTGGAAGTTATGTAAGAAATGAACAACGTGATGACAGTGATATCGATATTGCCGTAGAAATGATAGAAGAGAAAAAAACGCTTCGTACATTTTTCGGATTTAAACAAGAAGTTGAGCTGGCTTTTGGTAAAAAAGTAGATTTAGGTATTGAAAGTACACTCAAACCTATTGCAAAAGAGTATATTTTAAAAGAAATCATTTATGTCTAAAAGAGACTTGCGGTTATTTATTTACGACATTAAAGAGTCTGTAGAGGCGATTTTGTCTTATGTAGATGGTATAACCCTTGAAGTATTTATGCATGATCGAAAGACCTACAGTGCCGTCATCCGTGAATTTGAAATCATTGGCGAAGCAACAAAACATTTACCCGACACTTTAACACAACACTATACTGATGTAGCATGGAGAGACGTTAAAGATTTTAGAAATCTTTTAATCCATGAGTATTTTGGTATTGACCATCGCATTGTTTGGAATACAATTTTATATGATTTACCAAAATTAAAAATCATCATAGAACAAATCATTATCGAAACGCAAACCAAAAGTTAAAAGTTTAGCCCTGACCCCATTTTGCTTTATAACAATTTGATTACGAAATGCCACATTGTGTGACATTTCTTTAAGAATTTATTGTAATTTTTTATTTTTTGTGATAGACTTATTTCGCCTTTAAAAAATTCAAGGAGATAATATGAAATTAGCTAAACTTAGCTTGGCGGCTATCGTAGTTGCAGGTCTTGCATCTAGTTCTTTTGCAGCAAGTGAAACTCTTGCAGACGCATTTAAAAACGGTAAAGTAAACGGTGAATTAAGAGCATGGTATTTTGACAGAGATACTGGTACAACATCCGAAGACCTTTTTAGTACAGGTGTTATGCTTGGTTACGTTACTGATTCATTCTACGGGTTGAGTTTGGGACTAACAATGCAATCAAACTATGCACCAGATGCAGATACATCAGCAAAACAAATGTATGATGGTGACATGTATGGTTCAGGTGCGGTACTTTCTGAAGCGTATATCGCATACACAATTGGAAAAACGACTGCAAAAGTAGGTCGCCAATTTATCTCTACTCCATTGGTTAATGGTTCTGGTTCACGTATGATCAAAGAGTCCTTTGAAGGTGCATTACTCCTTAACACAGACTTACCACAAACAACATTGGCAGCAGGGTATGTTTCTAAATTCCAAGGAAGAACATCTCAAGTAACTGGTGATGGATACCCAACTGCTGTTAATGGTGAAAGCGATATTCCTGACTTTTCAAAAAATGCAGTATTCTATGGCGCAAGTAACTTTACATTTGATGGTGCTTACACTATCTTAGCTATCAATAAATCAATTCCAAACTTAACCATTACAGGTCAATACGTATTAGTTAATGATGTAGCTGGAGCAACAGTCGGCGATACTGATGTTTGGGTTGGTGGATTGGGTTATGTAGTACCTATGAGCAACTTTAAAATCGGTTTAGATGGTGGGTATCAAGCATCTAAAACTGATAAATACAATGCTGCTGGTAATGCAGGCATTGGTTATGACGGTGGTATGTTCGGACTTCAAGCGTCACTCATTGATCTTGCGGGCTTTGGTCTAAAAACAGCGTATACATCCGTATCAAGTGACGACAATGTTATTCTTGGTATGGGTAATGGTGCTGGTGGTGCTGTTGCATTTACTGCTCCACTTATCGCTGGTGCAAGTAAAGTATCAACGGCTGATACGGATGCGTATAAAATCGAAGCATCTTATGATTTTACAAAAGTGGGCGTTGCTGGTTTAAAATTAATGGCTAACTATATCTCAATTTCTGCTGATGGTACTGTTACCGGCACC from Sulfurospirillum multivorans DSM 12446 carries:
- a CDS encoding nucleotidyltransferase family protein; this encodes MDKKIILDYLAKNKEIFKEKYGVTKIGLFGSYVRNEQRDDSDIDIAVEMIEEKKTLRTFFGFKQEVELAFGKKVDLGIESTLKPIAKEYILKEIIYV
- a CDS encoding HepT-like ribonuclease domain-containing protein — its product is MSKRDLRLFIYDIKESVEAILSYVDGITLEVFMHDRKTYSAVIREFEIIGEATKHLPDTLTQHYTDVAWRDVKDFRNLLIHEYFGIDHRIVWNTILYDLPKLKIIIEQIIIETQTKS
- a CDS encoding OprD family outer membrane porin, whose protein sequence is MKLAKLSLAAIVVAGLASSSFAASETLADAFKNGKVNGELRAWYFDRDTGTTSEDLFSTGVMLGYVTDSFYGLSLGLTMQSNYAPDADTSAKQMYDGDMYGSGAVLSEAYIAYTIGKTTAKVGRQFISTPLVNGSGSRMIKESFEGALLLNTDLPQTTLAAGYVSKFQGRTSQVTGDGYPTAVNGESDIPDFSKNAVFYGASNFTFDGAYTILAINKSIPNLTITGQYVLVNDVAGATVGDTDVWVGGLGYVVPMSNFKIGLDGGYQASKTDKYNAAGNAGIGYDGGMFGLQASLIDLAGFGLKTAYTSVSSDDNVILGMGNGAGGAVAFTAPLIAGASKVSTADTDAYKIEASYDFTKVGVAGLKLMANYISISADGTVTGTTTKVIRSTDWTYWAGQVAYDIPAVKGLTLSLEYEDAKQEPDGLASVNSDELRFRANYKF